Within Candidatus Eisenbacteria bacterium, the genomic segment CGACCACGGCATCGACGTCCTCGGCGTGGAGAACGGATACGCCGGTCTGATCCATGATCGGACCCGCCCGCTCACGACATCCGACGTCGGCGGAATCCTGGCGCGCGGCGGGACCATCCTGGGCAGCAGCAACCGAGACAACCCCTTTCGCGTTCAGGAGAAGGAGGGCGATCGCGTCGTCTACCGGGACCAGTCCGAACAGACGATCCGGACCATCCGCCAGCATGGCCTGGATGCCCTGATCGTGGTCGGGGGGGATGGGAGCCTCTCCATCGCCAACGAGCTTGCCGCGCTGGGCGTCCGGGTGATCGGCGTGCCCAAGACGATCGACAACGACCTCGCAGCCACCGATGTCACATTCGG encodes:
- a CDS encoding 6-phosphofructokinase, yielding MSERIRRIGLLTGGGDCPGLNAVIRAVVKSAGYDHGIDVLGVENGYAGLIHDRTRPLTTSDVGGILARGGTILGSSNRDNPFRVQEKEGDRVVYRDQSEQTIRTIRQHGLDALIVVGGDGSLSIANELAALGVRVIGVPKTIDNDLAATDVTFG